One Coregonus clupeaformis isolate EN_2021a chromosome 21, ASM2061545v1, whole genome shotgun sequence DNA window includes the following coding sequences:
- the LOC121535464 gene encoding dol-P-Man:Man(5)GlcNAc(2)-PP-Dol alpha-1,3-mannosyltransferase: MERLSILWSLNVCCASYWIHSIFVLRLFNDPVAMMMLFGAVNLFLDGRWTLGCGLYRPGESIMELLKEPGKRVIPAQKLTSDQLVLILFTSNLIGMCFSRSLHYQFYVWYFHTLPFLLWSGGVKKLAHLLRVLILGLVELSWNTYPSTTYSSAALHVCHLIIILSLWFAPAQPPAPAPGVEDKAKSK, from the exons atggaacggctgtcaatcctttggtccttaaatgtgTGCTGTGCCTCCTACTGGATCCACTCCATCTTCGTCCTGCGTCTTTTCAACGACCCTGTAGCCATGATGATGCTGTTTGGGGCTGTCAATCTGTTCCTGGACGGCCGCTGGACTCTGGGCTGTGGCCTCTACAG GCCTGGAGAGAGCATCATGGAACTGCTGAAGGAGCCAGGCAAGCGAGTCATCCCTGCCCAGAAACTCACCTCAGATC AATTGGTGCTGATCCTCTTCACGTCTAACTTAATCGGCATGTGCTTCAGCCGCTCGCTGCACTACCAGTTCTACGTATGGTACTTCCACACCCTACCTTTCCTTCTCTGGAGCGGAGGGGTCAAGAAGCTGGCTCACCTACTCAG GGTTTTGATCCTAGGCCTGGTGGAGCTGTCTTGGAACACCTACCCCTCTACCACATACAGCTCAGCAGCCCTCCACGTGTGTCACCTCATCATAATACTCTCCCTGTGGTTCGCCCCCGCCCAGCCCCCAGCCCCGGCCCCCGGGGTAGAGGACAAGGCCAAGAGCAAGTGA